The following coding sequences lie in one Apium graveolens cultivar Ventura chromosome 3, ASM990537v1, whole genome shotgun sequence genomic window:
- the LOC141712919 gene encoding trihelix transcription factor DF1-like, translating to MLHQQQQQQQGASSPPPPPGFAAAMQVEQQEGGGGGGGGEESERTSGGNRWPKQETIALLKIRSEMDVEFKDSSLKGPLWQQVSRKLAELGYYRSAKKCKEKFENVYKYNKRTKDGRTTKPDGKTYRFFDELQALDTHSPSQPSRVVATTSMLPNTATHAIPTSTVSSTPSPINSSLNVSTNPVPSIRVGDVPSFNMISLSNSTSSASSTSSDEQHGERKRKRKRKWKDFFESLMGEVIKKQEELEKKFLDALEKSERDRMIREEAWRVQEMTRINKEHELLVQERSMVAAKDAAVIEFLQKISDQQKDSSSNPITIRQLQQLQLQLQPVVQPPAPQPPPPLTQPLVITQLPPSTPAVAAPQPQSNRGATDNLQSPTPSRWPKAEIEALIHLRRNLDNKYNETSPKGPLWEDISAGMQRMGYNRNAKRCKEKWENINKYYKKVKESNKKRPEDAKTCPYFHQLDALYKEKSKLSHGSVSTPMLLRIVQPEQQWPLQQHQQQQDTEMEDPESENNDNFNEGDEEDGEDDDDSGAGYEVVTNKQPASSQAF from the exons ATGCTGCatcagcagcagcagcagcagcaaggAGCTTCTTCACCTCCACCTCCACCTGGGTTTGCAGCAGCTAtgcaagttgaacaacaagaaggCGGTGGTGGTGGCGGTGGCGGTGAAGAGAGTGAGAGAACTTCTGGTGGAAACAGGTGGCCTAAACAAGAAACTATAGCCCTCTTAAAAATACGATCTGAAATGGATGTTGAGTTCAAAGATTCAAGTCTTAAAGGACCATTGTGGCAACAAGTTTCCAG GAAACTAGCTGAGCTGGGATATTACCGGAGTGCCAAAAAATGTAAAGAAAAGTTTGAGAATGTATACAAGTACAATAAGAGAACTAAAGATGGCCGAACCACAAAGCCCGATGGCAAAACCTATCGTTTTTTCGATGAATTACAAGCATTGGATACTCATTCCCCTTCCCAACCTTCTCGAGTTGTAGCCACTACATCAATGTTGCCTAATACGGCTACACATGCTATTCCAACTAGTACTGTTTCATCGACACCAAGCCCAATAAATAGTAGTCTCAATGTTTCTACAAATCCAGTCCCTTCTATTCGAGTTGGGGATGTTCCATCCTTTAACATGATTAGTCTCTCCAATTCAACATCTTCGGCCTCCTCTACTTCTTCGGACGAGCAACATGGGGAGAGGAAGCGAAAGAGGAAGAGGAAATGGAAGGACTTTTTTGAGAGCTTGATGGGAGAGGTGATCAAGAAGCAGGAGGAACTAGAGAAGAAGTTCTTGGATGCATTGGAGAAAAGTGAACGAGATAGAATGATTAGAGAAGAGGCTTGGCGAGTACAGGAAATGACTAGAATCAACAAAGAGCATGAGTTATTAGTCCAAGAAAGATCCATGGTTGCTGCTAAAGACGCTGCTGTCATCGAATTCTTGCAAAAGATATCAGATCAACAAAAAGATTCTTCCTCAAACCCCATTACTATACGTCAACTTCAGCAATTACAGTTACAACTTCAACCAGTAGTTCAGCCGCCAGCACCACAACCACCACCACCGCTAACACAACCACTAGTTATAACACAATTGCCACCATCAACTCCAGCAGTAGCAGCACCGCAGCCACAAAGTAATCGTGGTGCCACTGACAATCTTCAATCCCCAACTCCATCCAGGTGGCCTAAAGCTGAAATTGAAGCACTAATCCATCTAAGAAGAAATCTTGATAACAAGTACAATGAGACAAGCCCAAAGGGACCACTATGGGAGGACATTTCAGCAGGAATGCAGAGAATGGGGTACAATCGTAACGCAAAGAGGTGCAAGGAGAAGTGGGAGAACATAAACAAGTACTACAAGAAGGTGAAAGAGAGTAACAAGAAAAGACCCGAAGATGCGAAAACATGCCCTTACTTTCACCAGCTAGATGCATTGTACAAAGAAAAATCTAAACTATCACATGGGTCAGTGAGTACTCCAATGCTTCTCAGAATAGTGCAGCCTGAACAACAATGGCCACTCCAACAACACCAACAACAACAAGATACAGAAATGGAGGATCCGGAAAGTGAGAATAACGATAACTTTAACGAAGGTGATGAAGAAGACGGTGAAGATGATGATGATAGCGGAGCAGGGTATGAGGTGGTGACAAACAAGCAACCAGCATCTTCTCAGGCATTTTGA